The Gadus macrocephalus chromosome 20, ASM3116895v1 genome includes a region encoding these proteins:
- the tra2b gene encoding transformer-2 protein homolog beta isoform X2 has protein sequence MRNLKKEEFYEESRSASGSASPHGSGKSASRSPARSPANSKEGSRHSRSKSRSRSRSKSGSHSHRGSRRHYSRSRSRSRSNRRRSRSRSYSGERRRRSHSRSPMSNRRRHIGNRANPDPNCCLGIFGLSLYTTERDLRDVFSKYGPLADVCIVYDQQSRRSRGFCFVYFETREDAKEAKERANGMELDGRRIRVDFSITKRPHTPTPGIYMGRPTYGGGGGSSSGGSGGGGGGGGERGSGGGGERGSGGERGSGGERGGGERGGGERGGGERGGGERGGGERGGGERGGGSSGGGGGGGGPSGPRRYSRDYDRGYDRGDRGYDRGGYDRYDDREYYNNRSYRRRSPSPYYRGTYRSRSRSRSYSPRRY, from the exons ATGAGAAATTTGAAGAAAGAAGAATTTTATGAA GAGTCGCGCTCTGCGTCCGGGAGCGCGAGTCCGCACGGCTCGGGGAAGTCCGCCAGCCGCTCCCCGGCGCGCTCCCCGGCCAACTCCAAGGAGGGCTCGCGCCACTCCCGGTCCAAGTCCCGCTCGCGCTCCAGGTCCAAGTCCGG GTCCCACTCCCACCGCGGCTCGCGGCGGCACTACAGCCGCTCGCGTTCCCGCTCGCGCTCCAACCGGCGGCGTTCCCGCAGCCGCTCCTACAGCGGCGAGAGACGGCGCCGCAGCCACAGCCGCTCGCCCATGTCCAACCGCCGCAGGCACATTGGCAACCGG GCGAACCCCGACCCCAACTGCTGCCTAGGCATCTTCGGCCTGAGCTTGTACACGACAGAGAGGGATCTACGAGACGTCTTTTCCAAGTACGGCCCACTGGCTGACGTCTGCATCGTCTACGACCAGCAGTCCCGACGCTCCAGGGGCTTCTGCTTCGTCTACTTCGAGACAAGGGAAGATGCAAAAGAG GCAAAGGAACGAGCCAACGGTATGGAGTTGGACGGACGGCGGATCAGGGTTGACTTCTCCATCACGAAAAGGCCTCACACCCCCACCCCGGGTATCTACATGGGCCGCCCCACATA cggcggcggcggcggtagcAGTAGTGGTGGcagcggaggaggtggaggaggaggtggtgaaaggggcagcggaggaggtggtgaaaggGGCAGTGGGGGTGAAAGGGGCAGTGGGGGCGAAAGAGGAGGTGGCGAAAGAGGAGGTGGCGAAAGAGGAGGCGGCGAAAGAGGAGGCGGCGAAAGAGGAGGCGGCGAAAGAGGAGGCGGCGAAAGAGGAGGCGGCAGCAGtggcggtggaggcggaggaggcggccCCAGCGGTCCGAGGCGCTATTCGCGCGACTACGACCGCGGCTACGACCGGGGCGACCGCGGCTACGACCGAGGAGGCTATGATCGCTACGACGACCGGGAGTACTACAACAACCGCTCGTACAG GAGGAGATCGCCGTCACCGTACTACAGAGGAACGTACCGCTCCCGCTCCCGATCCCGCTCCTACTCGCCTC GTCGTTACTGA
- the tra2b gene encoding transformer-2 protein homolog beta isoform X4, with protein MSDNEKDYGARNIKRESRSASGSASPHGSGKSASRSPARSPANSKEGSRHSRSKSRSRSRSKSGSHSHRGSRRHYSRSRSRSRSNRRRSRSRSYSGERRRRSHSRSPMSNRRRHIGNRANPDPNCCLGIFGLSLYTTERDLRDVFSKYGPLADVCIVYDQQSRRSRGFCFVYFETREDAKEAKERANGMELDGRRIRVDFSITKRPHTPTPGIYMGRPTYGGGGGSSSGGSGGGGGGGGERGSGGGGERGRGGERGGGERGGGERGGGERGGGERGGGERGGGSSGGGGGGGGPSGPRRYSRDYDRGYDRGDRGYDRGGYDRYDDREYYNNRSYRRRSPSPYYRGTYRSRSRSRSYSPRRY; from the exons ATGAGCGATAACGAGAAAGACTATGGCGCGAGAAATATTAAGAGG GAGTCGCGCTCTGCGTCCGGGAGCGCGAGTCCGCACGGCTCGGGGAAGTCCGCCAGCCGCTCCCCGGCGCGCTCCCCGGCCAACTCCAAGGAGGGCTCGCGCCACTCCCGGTCCAAGTCCCGCTCGCGCTCCAGGTCCAAGTCCGG GTCCCACTCCCACCGCGGCTCGCGGCGGCACTACAGCCGCTCGCGTTCCCGCTCGCGCTCCAACCGGCGGCGTTCCCGCAGCCGCTCCTACAGCGGCGAGAGACGGCGCCGCAGCCACAGCCGCTCGCCCATGTCCAACCGCCGCAGGCACATTGGCAACCGG GCGAACCCCGACCCCAACTGCTGCCTAGGCATCTTCGGCCTGAGCTTGTACACGACAGAGAGGGATCTACGAGACGTCTTTTCCAAGTACGGCCCACTGGCTGACGTCTGCATCGTCTACGACCAGCAGTCCCGACGCTCCAGGGGCTTCTGCTTCGTCTACTTCGAGACAAGGGAAGATGCAAAAGAG GCAAAGGAACGAGCCAACGGTATGGAGTTGGACGGACGGCGGATCAGGGTTGACTTCTCCATCACGAAAAGGCCTCACACCCCCACCCCGGGTATCTACATGGGCCGCCCCACATA cggcggcggcggcggtagcAGTAGTGGTGGcagcggaggaggtggaggaggaggtggtgaaaggggcagcggaggaggtggtgaaaggGGCA GAGGTGGCGAAAGAGGAGGTGGCGAAAGAGGAGGCGGCGAAAGAGGAGGCGGCGAAAGAGGAGGCGGCGAAAGAGGAGGCGGCGAAAGAGGAGGCGGCAGCAGtggcggtggaggcggaggaggcggccCCAGCGGTCCGAGGCGCTATTCGCGCGACTACGACCGCGGCTACGACCGGGGCGACCGCGGCTACGACCGAGGAGGCTATGATCGCTACGACGACCGGGAGTACTACAACAACCGCTCGTACAG GAGGAGATCGCCGTCACCGTACTACAGAGGAACGTACCGCTCCCGCTCCCGATCCCGCTCCTACTCGCCTC GTCGTTACTGA
- the tra2b gene encoding transformer-2 protein homolog beta isoform X5 codes for MSDNEKDYGARNIKRESRSASGSASPHGSGKSASRSPARSPANSKEGSRHSRSKSRSRSRSKSGSHSHRGSRRHYSRSRSRSRSNRRRSRSRSYSGERRRRSHSRSPMSNRRRHIGNRANPDPNCCLGIFGLSLYTTERDLRDVFSKYGPLADVCIVYDQQSRRSRGFCFVYFETREDAKEAKERANGMELDGRRIRVDFSITKRPHTPTPGIYMGRPTYGGGGGSSSGGSGGGGGGGGERGSGGGGERGSGGERGSGERGGGERGGGERGGGERGGGERGGGSSGGGGGGGGPSGPRRYSRDYDRGYDRGDRGYDRGGYDRYDDREYYNNRSYRRRSPSPYYRGTYRSRSRSRSYSPRRY; via the exons ATGAGCGATAACGAGAAAGACTATGGCGCGAGAAATATTAAGAGG GAGTCGCGCTCTGCGTCCGGGAGCGCGAGTCCGCACGGCTCGGGGAAGTCCGCCAGCCGCTCCCCGGCGCGCTCCCCGGCCAACTCCAAGGAGGGCTCGCGCCACTCCCGGTCCAAGTCCCGCTCGCGCTCCAGGTCCAAGTCCGG GTCCCACTCCCACCGCGGCTCGCGGCGGCACTACAGCCGCTCGCGTTCCCGCTCGCGCTCCAACCGGCGGCGTTCCCGCAGCCGCTCCTACAGCGGCGAGAGACGGCGCCGCAGCCACAGCCGCTCGCCCATGTCCAACCGCCGCAGGCACATTGGCAACCGG GCGAACCCCGACCCCAACTGCTGCCTAGGCATCTTCGGCCTGAGCTTGTACACGACAGAGAGGGATCTACGAGACGTCTTTTCCAAGTACGGCCCACTGGCTGACGTCTGCATCGTCTACGACCAGCAGTCCCGACGCTCCAGGGGCTTCTGCTTCGTCTACTTCGAGACAAGGGAAGATGCAAAAGAG GCAAAGGAACGAGCCAACGGTATGGAGTTGGACGGACGGCGGATCAGGGTTGACTTCTCCATCACGAAAAGGCCTCACACCCCCACCCCGGGTATCTACATGGGCCGCCCCACATA cggcggcggcggcggtagcAGTAGTGGTGGcagcggaggaggtggaggaggaggtggtgaaaggggcagcggaggaggtggtgaaaggGGCAGTGGGGGTGAAAGGGGCA GTGGCGAAAGAGGAGGCGGCGAAAGAGGAGGCGGCGAAAGAGGAGGCGGCGAAAGAGGAGGCGGCGAAAGAGGAGGCGGCAGCAGtggcggtggaggcggaggaggcggccCCAGCGGTCCGAGGCGCTATTCGCGCGACTACGACCGCGGCTACGACCGGGGCGACCGCGGCTACGACCGAGGAGGCTATGATCGCTACGACGACCGGGAGTACTACAACAACCGCTCGTACAG GAGGAGATCGCCGTCACCGTACTACAGAGGAACGTACCGCTCCCGCTCCCGATCCCGCTCCTACTCGCCTC GTCGTTACTGA
- the tra2b gene encoding transformer-2 protein homolog beta isoform X7, with the protein MSDNEKDYGARNIKRESRSASGSASPHGSGKSASRSPARSPANSKEGSRHSRSKSRSRSRSKSGSHSHRGSRRHYSRSRSRSRSNRRRSRSRSYSGERRRRSHSRSPMSNRRRHIGNRANPDPNCCLGIFGLSLYTTERDLRDVFSKYGPLADVCIVYDQQSRRSRGFCFVYFETREDAKEAKERANGMELDGRRIRVDFSITKRPHTPTPGIYMGRPTYGGGGGSSSGGSGGGGGGGGERGSGGGGERGSGGERGSGGERGGGERGGGERGGSGGGGGGGGPSGPRRYSRDYDRGYDRGDRGYDRGGYDRYDDREYYNNRSYRRRSPSPYYRGTYRSRSRSRSYSPRRY; encoded by the exons ATGAGCGATAACGAGAAAGACTATGGCGCGAGAAATATTAAGAGG GAGTCGCGCTCTGCGTCCGGGAGCGCGAGTCCGCACGGCTCGGGGAAGTCCGCCAGCCGCTCCCCGGCGCGCTCCCCGGCCAACTCCAAGGAGGGCTCGCGCCACTCCCGGTCCAAGTCCCGCTCGCGCTCCAGGTCCAAGTCCGG GTCCCACTCCCACCGCGGCTCGCGGCGGCACTACAGCCGCTCGCGTTCCCGCTCGCGCTCCAACCGGCGGCGTTCCCGCAGCCGCTCCTACAGCGGCGAGAGACGGCGCCGCAGCCACAGCCGCTCGCCCATGTCCAACCGCCGCAGGCACATTGGCAACCGG GCGAACCCCGACCCCAACTGCTGCCTAGGCATCTTCGGCCTGAGCTTGTACACGACAGAGAGGGATCTACGAGACGTCTTTTCCAAGTACGGCCCACTGGCTGACGTCTGCATCGTCTACGACCAGCAGTCCCGACGCTCCAGGGGCTTCTGCTTCGTCTACTTCGAGACAAGGGAAGATGCAAAAGAG GCAAAGGAACGAGCCAACGGTATGGAGTTGGACGGACGGCGGATCAGGGTTGACTTCTCCATCACGAAAAGGCCTCACACCCCCACCCCGGGTATCTACATGGGCCGCCCCACATA cggcggcggcggcggtagcAGTAGTGGTGGcagcggaggaggtggaggaggaggtggtgaaaggggcagcggaggaggtggtgaaaggGGCAGTGGGGGTGAAAGGGGCAGTGGGGGCGAAAGAGGAGGTGGCGAAAGAGGAG GCGGCGAAAGAGGAGGC AGtggcggtggaggcggaggaggcggccCCAGCGGTCCGAGGCGCTATTCGCGCGACTACGACCGCGGCTACGACCGGGGCGACCGCGGCTACGACCGAGGAGGCTATGATCGCTACGACGACCGGGAGTACTACAACAACCGCTCGTACAG GAGGAGATCGCCGTCACCGTACTACAGAGGAACGTACCGCTCCCGCTCCCGATCCCGCTCCTACTCGCCTC GTCGTTACTGA
- the tra2b gene encoding transformer-2 protein homolog beta isoform X6 yields the protein MSDNEKDYGARNIKRESRSASGSASPHGSGKSASRSPARSPANSKEGSRHSRSKSRSRSRSKSGSHSHRGSRRHYSRSRSRSRSNRRRSRSRSYSGERRRRSHSRSPMSNRRRHIGNRANPDPNCCLGIFGLSLYTTERDLRDVFSKYGPLADVCIVYDQQSRRSRGFCFVYFETREDAKEAKERANGMELDGRRIRVDFSITKRPHTPTPGIYMGRPTYGGGGGSSSGGSGGGGGGGGERGSGGGGERGSGGERGSGGERGGGERGGGERGGGERGGGERGGSGGGGGGGGPSGPRRYSRDYDRGYDRGDRGYDRGGYDRYDDREYYNNRSYRRRSPSPYYRGTYRSRSRSRSYSPRRY from the exons ATGAGCGATAACGAGAAAGACTATGGCGCGAGAAATATTAAGAGG GAGTCGCGCTCTGCGTCCGGGAGCGCGAGTCCGCACGGCTCGGGGAAGTCCGCCAGCCGCTCCCCGGCGCGCTCCCCGGCCAACTCCAAGGAGGGCTCGCGCCACTCCCGGTCCAAGTCCCGCTCGCGCTCCAGGTCCAAGTCCGG GTCCCACTCCCACCGCGGCTCGCGGCGGCACTACAGCCGCTCGCGTTCCCGCTCGCGCTCCAACCGGCGGCGTTCCCGCAGCCGCTCCTACAGCGGCGAGAGACGGCGCCGCAGCCACAGCCGCTCGCCCATGTCCAACCGCCGCAGGCACATTGGCAACCGG GCGAACCCCGACCCCAACTGCTGCCTAGGCATCTTCGGCCTGAGCTTGTACACGACAGAGAGGGATCTACGAGACGTCTTTTCCAAGTACGGCCCACTGGCTGACGTCTGCATCGTCTACGACCAGCAGTCCCGACGCTCCAGGGGCTTCTGCTTCGTCTACTTCGAGACAAGGGAAGATGCAAAAGAG GCAAAGGAACGAGCCAACGGTATGGAGTTGGACGGACGGCGGATCAGGGTTGACTTCTCCATCACGAAAAGGCCTCACACCCCCACCCCGGGTATCTACATGGGCCGCCCCACATA cggcggcggcggcggtagcAGTAGTGGTGGcagcggaggaggtggaggaggaggtggtgaaaggggcagcggaggaggtggtgaaaggGGCAGTGGGGGTGAAAGGGGCAGTGGGGGCGAAAGAGGAGGTGGCGAAAGAGGAGGTGGCGAAAGAGGAGGCGGCGAAAGAGGAGGCGGCGAAAGAGGAGGC AGtggcggtggaggcggaggaggcggccCCAGCGGTCCGAGGCGCTATTCGCGCGACTACGACCGCGGCTACGACCGGGGCGACCGCGGCTACGACCGAGGAGGCTATGATCGCTACGACGACCGGGAGTACTACAACAACCGCTCGTACAG GAGGAGATCGCCGTCACCGTACTACAGAGGAACGTACCGCTCCCGCTCCCGATCCCGCTCCTACTCGCCTC GTCGTTACTGA
- the tra2b gene encoding transformer-2 protein homolog beta isoform X1 — translation MSDNEKDYGARNIKRESRSASGSASPHGSGKSASRSPARSPANSKEGSRHSRSKSRSRSRSKSGSHSHRGSRRHYSRSRSRSRSNRRRSRSRSYSGERRRRSHSRSPMSNRRRHIGNRANPDPNCCLGIFGLSLYTTERDLRDVFSKYGPLADVCIVYDQQSRRSRGFCFVYFETREDAKEAKERANGMELDGRRIRVDFSITKRPHTPTPGIYMGRPTYGGGGGSSSGGSGGGGGGGGERGSGGGGERGSGGERGSGGERGGGERGGGERGGGERGGGERGGGERGGGERGGGSSGGGGGGGGPSGPRRYSRDYDRGYDRGDRGYDRGGYDRYDDREYYNNRSYRRRSPSPYYRGTYRSRSRSRSYSPRRY, via the exons ATGAGCGATAACGAGAAAGACTATGGCGCGAGAAATATTAAGAGG GAGTCGCGCTCTGCGTCCGGGAGCGCGAGTCCGCACGGCTCGGGGAAGTCCGCCAGCCGCTCCCCGGCGCGCTCCCCGGCCAACTCCAAGGAGGGCTCGCGCCACTCCCGGTCCAAGTCCCGCTCGCGCTCCAGGTCCAAGTCCGG GTCCCACTCCCACCGCGGCTCGCGGCGGCACTACAGCCGCTCGCGTTCCCGCTCGCGCTCCAACCGGCGGCGTTCCCGCAGCCGCTCCTACAGCGGCGAGAGACGGCGCCGCAGCCACAGCCGCTCGCCCATGTCCAACCGCCGCAGGCACATTGGCAACCGG GCGAACCCCGACCCCAACTGCTGCCTAGGCATCTTCGGCCTGAGCTTGTACACGACAGAGAGGGATCTACGAGACGTCTTTTCCAAGTACGGCCCACTGGCTGACGTCTGCATCGTCTACGACCAGCAGTCCCGACGCTCCAGGGGCTTCTGCTTCGTCTACTTCGAGACAAGGGAAGATGCAAAAGAG GCAAAGGAACGAGCCAACGGTATGGAGTTGGACGGACGGCGGATCAGGGTTGACTTCTCCATCACGAAAAGGCCTCACACCCCCACCCCGGGTATCTACATGGGCCGCCCCACATA cggcggcggcggcggtagcAGTAGTGGTGGcagcggaggaggtggaggaggaggtggtgaaaggggcagcggaggaggtggtgaaaggGGCAGTGGGGGTGAAAGGGGCAGTGGGGGCGAAAGAGGAGGTGGCGAAAGAGGAGGTGGCGAAAGAGGAGGCGGCGAAAGAGGAGGCGGCGAAAGAGGAGGCGGCGAAAGAGGAGGCGGCGAAAGAGGAGGCGGCAGCAGtggcggtggaggcggaggaggcggccCCAGCGGTCCGAGGCGCTATTCGCGCGACTACGACCGCGGCTACGACCGGGGCGACCGCGGCTACGACCGAGGAGGCTATGATCGCTACGACGACCGGGAGTACTACAACAACCGCTCGTACAG GAGGAGATCGCCGTCACCGTACTACAGAGGAACGTACCGCTCCCGCTCCCGATCCCGCTCCTACTCGCCTC GTCGTTACTGA
- the tra2b gene encoding transformer-2 protein homolog beta isoform X3: protein MSDNEKDYGARNIKRESRSASGSASPHGSGKSASRSPARSPANSKEGSRHSRSKSRSRSRSKSGSHSHRGSRRHYSRSRSRSRSNRRRSRSRSYSGERRRRSHSRSPMSNRRRHIGNRANPDPNCCLGIFGLSLYTTERDLRDVFSKYGPLADVCIVYDQQSRRSRGFCFVYFETREDAKEAKERANGMELDGRRIRVDFSITKRPHTPTPGIYMGRPTYGGGGGSSSGGSGGGGGGGGERGSGGGGERGSGGERGSGGERGGGERGGGERGGGERGGGERGGGSSGGGGGGGGPSGPRRYSRDYDRGYDRGDRGYDRGGYDRYDDREYYNNRSYRRRSPSPYYRGTYRSRSRSRSYSPRRY, encoded by the exons ATGAGCGATAACGAGAAAGACTATGGCGCGAGAAATATTAAGAGG GAGTCGCGCTCTGCGTCCGGGAGCGCGAGTCCGCACGGCTCGGGGAAGTCCGCCAGCCGCTCCCCGGCGCGCTCCCCGGCCAACTCCAAGGAGGGCTCGCGCCACTCCCGGTCCAAGTCCCGCTCGCGCTCCAGGTCCAAGTCCGG GTCCCACTCCCACCGCGGCTCGCGGCGGCACTACAGCCGCTCGCGTTCCCGCTCGCGCTCCAACCGGCGGCGTTCCCGCAGCCGCTCCTACAGCGGCGAGAGACGGCGCCGCAGCCACAGCCGCTCGCCCATGTCCAACCGCCGCAGGCACATTGGCAACCGG GCGAACCCCGACCCCAACTGCTGCCTAGGCATCTTCGGCCTGAGCTTGTACACGACAGAGAGGGATCTACGAGACGTCTTTTCCAAGTACGGCCCACTGGCTGACGTCTGCATCGTCTACGACCAGCAGTCCCGACGCTCCAGGGGCTTCTGCTTCGTCTACTTCGAGACAAGGGAAGATGCAAAAGAG GCAAAGGAACGAGCCAACGGTATGGAGTTGGACGGACGGCGGATCAGGGTTGACTTCTCCATCACGAAAAGGCCTCACACCCCCACCCCGGGTATCTACATGGGCCGCCCCACATA cggcggcggcggcggtagcAGTAGTGGTGGcagcggaggaggtggaggaggaggtggtgaaaggggcagcggaggaggtggtgaaaggGGCAGTGGGGGTGAAAGGGGCAGTGGGGGCGAAAGAGGAGGTGGCGAAAGAGGAG GCGGCGAAAGAGGAGGCGGCGAAAGAGGAGGCGGCGAAAGAGGAGGCGGCAGCAGtggcggtggaggcggaggaggcggccCCAGCGGTCCGAGGCGCTATTCGCGCGACTACGACCGCGGCTACGACCGGGGCGACCGCGGCTACGACCGAGGAGGCTATGATCGCTACGACGACCGGGAGTACTACAACAACCGCTCGTACAG GAGGAGATCGCCGTCACCGTACTACAGAGGAACGTACCGCTCCCGCTCCCGATCCCGCTCCTACTCGCCTC GTCGTTACTGA
- the hce2l1 gene encoding high choriolytic enzyme 2 — MSSTMILLAVWVGTLTLSEALPIKNATTAVQEAKVRLKRKYTGEYSEMDYMNAMDKILQANNRLRPPRGMSFREGDIANSYMRSAITCPGNACLWPKSVDGFVYVPYIVSPLYDNMDRITIETGMQDISVDTCVKFVPRTHEGSFLDIQPRYGCWSYLGQTGGSQVLSLQSPGCMWSGVASHELMHALGFVHEQSRSDRDRYVTIMWKNILPDRIHNFQKQATNNLNTAYDYSSVMHYGRYAFSGDGGPTIVPKPNPYIPIGQRDGPSLLDLHKINTLYNC, encoded by the exons ATGTCCTCCACAATGATCCTGTTGGCCGTATGGGTTGGAACCTTGACCCTTTCTGAAGCACTGCCTATTAAG AACGCCACCACTGCAGTCCAAGAGGCGAAGGTGAGACTGAAAAGAAAATATACAG GGGAATATTCGGAAATGGACTACATGAATGCAATGGACAAGATATTGCAAGCCAATAACA GGCTGCGGCCTCCCAGAGGAATGAGTTTTAGAGAGGGGGACATCGCCAACTCATACATGAGGAGCGCCATCACCTGTCCCGGCAACGCCTGCCTGTGGCCCAAATCCGTCGACGGATTTGTTTACGTTCCATACATCGTCTCTCCCCTCTACG ACAATATGGACAGAATCACCATAGAAACCGGCATGCAGGACATCTCCGTAGACACGTGTGTCAAATTTGTTCCACGGACGCATGAAGGAAGCTTCCTTGATATTCAGCCTCGATATGG GTGCTGGTCCTACCTGGGCCAGACCGGAGGCAGCCAGGTGCTCTCCCTGCAGTCCCCCGGGTGCATGTGGTCCGGGGTGGCGTCCCATGAGCTCATGCACGCGCTCGGGTTTGTGCACGAGCAGTCCCGCTCGGACCGGGACCGTTACGTCACCATCATGTGGAAGAACATCCTGCCAG ACCGCATTCATAACTTCCAGAAACAAGCAACGAACAACCTGAACACTGCATATGACTACAGCTCGGTCATGCATTATGGAAG ATATGCTTTCTCTGGAGATGGTGGTCCTACTATCGTCCCTAAGCCGAATCCTTACATTCCCATTGGCCAGCGAGATGGACCAAGTCTACTGGATCTTCACAAGATTAACACACTATACAACTGCTAA
- the hce2l2 gene encoding high choriolytic enzyme 1, protein TSGGILRSLSLSSASRIIDSSTSLREGDIAVSTGRRSKTCFAKSCQWAKSVDGHVYIAYRIAPQYTEAETKVIKKGMENIEKGTCVRFVPRTHQRDYLDIQSKSGCWSYLGVRGGRQTLSLQSPHCMRTGVTSHELMHSMGFVHEQSRVDRDKYVTIMWPNIYRDRLRNFEKFKTDNMDLPYDYGSIMHFGRYAYSEVGQPTIMPKDPNVRLGMGSAPSHIDKMKINRLYKCADLDD, encoded by the exons ACATCCGGGGGTatcctccgctctctctctctctcctcagcgtCCCGCATAATCGACAGCAGCACTAGCCTCCGCGAGGGTGACATCGCCGTGTCAACGGGCCGCAGGTCCAAGACCTGCTTCGCCAAGAGCTGCCAGTGGGCCAAGTCTGTGGACGGACACGTGTACATCGCCTACCGCATCGCACCGCAGTACA CCGAAGCAGAGACAAAGGTCATCAAGAAGGGGATGGAGAACATAGAGAAGGGCACCTGTGTGCGCTTCGTTCCGCGGACACACCAGAGAGACTACCTGGACATTCAGTCCAAGTCAGG GTGCTGGTCCTACCTGGGAGTCCGCGGAGGTCGGCAGACCCTGTCGCTGCAGAGCCCTCACTGCATGCGGACCGGAGTGACCTCCCACGAGCTCATGCACTCTATGGGCTTCGTGCATGAGCAGTCCCGCGTGGACAGAGACAAATACGTCACCATCATGTGGCCGAATATCTACAGAG ACCGTTTGAGGAACTTTGAAAAATTCAAGACAGACAACATGGATCTGCCCTATGACTACGGCTCAATCATGCACTTTGGAAG GTACGCTTATTCTGAAGTCGGTCAGCCGACAATTATGCCCAAAGACCCCAACGTTCGGCTGGGGATGGGCTCGGCCCCAAGCCACATCGACAAGATGAAAATCAACCGCCTTTACAAGTGTG CTGATTTGGATGATTGA